One part of the Cyclobacteriaceae bacterium genome encodes these proteins:
- a CDS encoding FAD-binding oxidoreductase gives MALKKADYIIVGQGLAGSCLALQLLFRKKRVLVIDRVKEHSATRVAAGLFNPITGRQMVKTWLADELFPYLHTFYPKAENFLASKFFFPMPLYRPFISVEEQNEWMGRSADSTYSSYFQQLYVTSQLGHQVKNPYGGLLLKQCGYVDTSAFTNALRDYLRHTDSLLDEDFAAIDLKLEHDAVVYKDWQASRVIFCTGDSTSNTPYFSWLPIKPLKGETLTLATDEQVDMIYNRGVYVVPTLWKAGATYNIHDVTPGTTEAGRIELMVKLRDLIVFPYTITNQHWGFRPTTPDRRPILGPHPVYSQIVIFNGLGTKGVSLAPYFSDELTCWMENGQPINQSVSVSRYKSLYSKSA, from the coding sequence ATGGCTTTGAAAAAGGCAGATTATATTATTGTAGGGCAAGGCCTGGCCGGGTCGTGCCTTGCGTTGCAATTGCTTTTTCGAAAGAAGCGTGTGCTGGTGATTGACCGCGTAAAGGAGCATTCAGCCACACGCGTGGCAGCCGGCTTGTTTAACCCCATAACCGGACGACAAATGGTGAAGACCTGGTTGGCCGATGAACTGTTCCCGTATCTCCACACATTTTACCCGAAGGCAGAGAATTTTCTGGCTTCAAAATTCTTTTTCCCGATGCCTTTGTATCGGCCTTTTATTTCGGTTGAAGAACAAAATGAATGGATGGGCCGAAGTGCCGATTCAACATACAGTTCATATTTTCAACAGCTTTATGTCACTTCGCAACTGGGGCACCAGGTTAAGAACCCATATGGTGGACTTTTGCTAAAGCAATGCGGCTATGTGGATACATCAGCATTTACAAATGCTTTAAGGGATTATTTACGCCATACCGATTCGCTTCTGGATGAAGACTTTGCTGCTATTGATTTGAAGTTGGAGCACGATGCTGTTGTCTATAAGGATTGGCAGGCGAGCCGGGTTATCTTCTGTACGGGCGATAGTACTTCAAACACTCCTTATTTCTCCTGGCTACCCATTAAGCCATTAAAGGGAGAAACGTTGACCCTGGCTACCGATGAGCAGGTGGATATGATTTACAACCGGGGTGTTTATGTAGTGCCTACTCTTTGGAAAGCAGGCGCTACCTACAATATCCATGACGTAACACCCGGTACCACCGAAGCAGGGAGGATTGAATTGATGGTGAAACTCCGCGACCTGATCGTGTTTCCATATACCATCACCAACCAGCATTGGGGTTTTCGGCCAACCACGCCCGACCGCAGGCCTATCCTGGGGCCGCACCCCGTGTATAGCCAAATTGTAATTTTTAATGGTCTGGGAACTAAAGGAGTGAGCCTGGCACCTTATTTTTCGGACGAATTGACCTGCTGGATGGAAAATGGCCAGCCCATAAACCAATCGGTGTCGGTTAGTCGTTATAAATCATTATATTCGAAATCTGCTTAA
- a CDS encoding translocation protein TolB — MRSVRVVSLLVLFVFIAAAGVEAQQAREVFGKNRQQFRTFDWQYLSGENFDVYYYDNRRAIANEALQFLELEFDRMTDLIGYPPYFKTKIFLYNSLSDLRQSNVGLNKTYYNIGGETDFVKPYVEVAHMGTAQELKSELLFKISELLLNEMMYGGNLKDIFQSALLMNLPEWFVNGAALYVAHGWTAEMDDYIRQVIKTRNVKKISRFNGPEAAYIGQSVWNFIVERYGKSSISNILNYTRVTRNEEKSILITLGVSYNQLVNEWYQYYNQMSETVNKSYVRPADSLKFSRNHNVTTEFTTIKISPDGRYLAYAENDRGRYVVKVQELASRKETVVLSGGTRVIGQRVDYRLPIISWSDANTLGVVGVKRGEYTFWLYDLTTKTKLPRELDRFSNVRSFTFSSNGRLVVLSGDFEGQSDLFLLSTRRDRVRRLTNDAYDDLDPSFIPGTNRVVFSSNRVSDTLSTGEKKSLGDLTNNYNLFVFDLDTTNLVVSRITNTLSKDYAPKALNDNVFFYLSDQRGIINLFKYDRSTGIYTQVSNFSSSIREYDFNFDQSTIALTLRNGMKDDIYLSKDYNLNRSVFTPATRRRELQQVKVLQERRKQEEERKMSIKDLINARLKEAQGKTDSTSVKNDSIPTSIPQLKSDTARITVRNDSVPTKKPTVINTDNYVFEDEVVRQAQPSETFLNRYMRAREKSRIMGPFPYESKFSADNIVTSFVIDPLRGLGFSLETQMNDMLENYRFYGGLMSSIDLRNADFFAEFQYLPSFIDFSARFDRKAIRWEPYRDANIYHYSLQKIEVGAAIPITDRLRLAVKPFGALTRSVNQGLSSFPINPPSAIPVNHYYAGVRSELVYDNSVTSGLNIIEGTRGKLIFNHYQGIDQSENSFSQVSLDIRHYQKIYRGIVLAVRGFGGSFFGRSPKQYLLGGMDNWAFNRISNRGRDSEGNENVVGTRSENQDILFAEFATNLRGFRYATLFGNNVVLMNAEFRVPLARALSSSPISSNFFRNMQFIAFYDIGTSWSGPPPFNSGTSVRIDRIKNGPFEIDIKNFLNPWLYSYGAGMRTVMFGYYMKFDLAWPVENYQAGKPQFIFTLGFDF; from the coding sequence GTGAGATCTGTGAGAGTTGTATCCCTGCTGGTCCTGTTTGTTTTTATTGCCGCTGCCGGTGTAGAGGCACAACAAGCCCGTGAGGTTTTTGGTAAAAACAGGCAACAGTTTCGGACATTTGACTGGCAGTACCTGAGCGGTGAAAATTTCGATGTGTACTACTACGACAACAGGCGTGCCATTGCCAACGAAGCACTACAGTTTCTTGAACTGGAGTTTGATCGGATGACTGACCTGATTGGCTACCCGCCTTACTTCAAAACAAAAATTTTTCTGTACAACTCCCTCAGCGATTTACGCCAGAGCAATGTAGGGCTTAATAAAACGTATTATAACATTGGTGGTGAAACAGACTTTGTAAAACCGTACGTAGAGGTTGCACACATGGGCACGGCACAGGAATTAAAGAGCGAATTGCTGTTTAAGATCAGTGAACTGCTGTTGAATGAAATGATGTATGGCGGAAACCTGAAAGATATTTTTCAGAGCGCTTTGCTTATGAATTTACCTGAGTGGTTCGTAAACGGGGCAGCGTTGTATGTGGCGCACGGATGGACAGCCGAAATGGATGACTACATCCGCCAGGTAATAAAAACACGAAATGTAAAAAAGATAAGCCGGTTTAATGGCCCGGAAGCCGCTTATATCGGTCAATCGGTATGGAATTTTATTGTTGAACGATACGGCAAAAGCAGTATTTCGAACATACTGAATTATACGCGTGTTACCCGCAATGAGGAAAAAAGCATTTTGATTACCTTGGGCGTGAGCTACAACCAATTGGTTAACGAATGGTACCAGTACTACAACCAAATGAGCGAGACCGTTAACAAATCTTATGTCCGCCCGGCCGATTCCCTTAAGTTTTCACGTAACCATAACGTAACTACCGAATTTACAACCATTAAAATAAGCCCCGATGGCCGCTACCTTGCCTATGCCGAAAATGATCGCGGACGGTATGTAGTTAAAGTGCAGGAACTGGCGAGTAGAAAAGAAACGGTTGTTTTGTCGGGCGGTACACGGGTTATTGGGCAGCGGGTCGATTATCGCCTTCCCATCATCAGTTGGTCGGATGCGAACACCTTAGGGGTTGTTGGCGTAAAGCGGGGTGAGTATACTTTTTGGCTTTACGACCTGACCACAAAAACCAAATTGCCACGCGAGTTAGATCGGTTTAGTAATGTGCGCAGTTTTACGTTTTCATCCAACGGAAGGTTGGTTGTACTAAGTGGCGATTTTGAGGGACAAAGTGATTTGTTTTTATTGAGTACGCGAAGAGACCGGGTACGCAGGTTAACCAACGATGCGTACGATGACCTTGACCCTTCATTTATCCCCGGTACCAACCGTGTTGTGTTCAGTTCAAACCGAGTGTCCGATACCCTGTCAACAGGTGAAAAGAAATCGTTGGGCGACCTTACCAACAACTATAATTTGTTTGTATTTGACCTGGACACCACCAACCTTGTTGTTTCGCGCATTACCAATACATTAAGCAAGGACTACGCACCGAAGGCACTCAACGACAATGTATTCTTTTACCTCAGTGACCAACGCGGCATAATAAACCTCTTTAAATACGACCGTTCTACCGGTATCTATACACAGGTTTCAAATTTCTCCTCCAGCATCCGTGAGTACGATTTTAATTTTGACCAAAGTACCATTGCCTTAACGCTTCGCAATGGTATGAAGGATGACATTTACCTGAGCAAAGACTACAACCTTAACAGAAGTGTTTTTACACCCGCCACGCGCAGGCGCGAATTGCAACAGGTTAAAGTGCTGCAGGAGCGGAGAAAGCAAGAGGAAGAAAGGAAAATGAGCATTAAAGATTTAATTAATGCACGTTTAAAAGAAGCCCAGGGAAAAACCGACTCTACATCAGTAAAGAATGATTCAATACCTACATCCATCCCTCAATTAAAATCCGATACAGCCCGCATAACTGTTCGGAATGACTCGGTGCCTACCAAAAAGCCCACTGTAATCAATACCGATAATTATGTATTTGAAGATGAAGTGGTTCGCCAGGCCCAGCCAAGCGAAACATTTTTAAACCGCTACATGCGTGCCCGCGAAAAGAGTCGCATCATGGGGCCCTTCCCATACGAATCGAAATTCAGTGCTGACAATATTGTTACATCTTTTGTCATCGATCCGCTGCGCGGTTTGGGTTTTTCATTGGAAACCCAAATGAACGACATGCTGGAGAACTATCGTTTTTATGGCGGGCTTATGTCTTCCATTGATTTACGCAATGCCGACTTTTTTGCCGAGTTTCAATACCTGCCATCCTTTATCGATTTCAGTGCCCGGTTTGATCGAAAGGCCATTCGCTGGGAACCTTACCGCGATGCCAATATTTATCATTACTCGCTGCAAAAAATAGAAGTTGGCGCGGCCATACCCATTACCGATCGGTTGCGGCTGGCGGTAAAACCGTTCGGGGCATTAACCCGATCGGTTAACCAGGGGCTTTCATCTTTCCCGATCAATCCGCCTTCGGCCATCCCTGTTAACCATTATTATGCAGGTGTACGTTCCGAATTGGTGTACGACAACTCAGTTACCAGTGGCCTTAACATTATTGAAGGCACACGGGGCAAACTAATTTTCAATCATTACCAGGGCATTGATCAATCCGAAAACAGTTTCAGCCAGGTTTCACTTGACATTCGCCATTACCAAAAAATTTACAGGGGCATTGTGTTAGCCGTGCGTGGTTTTGGGGGCTCGTTCTTTGGTCGCTCGCCCAAACAATATTTATTGGGCGGTATGGACAACTGGGCATTCAATCGGATATCCAACCGCGGCCGGGATAGCGAAGGAAATGAAAATGTGGTGGGTACACGATCGGAAAACCAGGATATTTTATTTGCGGAGTTTGCTACCAACCTGCGTGGGTTCCGTTATGCAACCCTGTTTGGTAACAACGTAGTGCTGATGAATGCTGAATTCCGTGTTCCCCTGGCACGTGCTTTAAGCAGTTCACCTATTTCATCGAACTTTTTCCGCAACATGCAGTTTATCGCCTTTTATGATATCGGTACGAGTTGGTCAGGACCGCCACCGTTTAATTCAGGCACCAGCGTACGGATTGACCGCATCAAGAACGGGCCTTTTGAAATCGACATTAAAAACTTTTTAAACCCTTGGTTGTATAGTTATGGTGCCGGCATGCGCACGGTCATGTTCGGGTACTACATGAAATTCGACCTGGCCTGGCCGGTGGAGAATTACCAGGCCGGTAAGCCTCAATTCATTTTTACCCTTGGGTTTGATTTCTGA
- a CDS encoding YicC family protein: MIKSMTGFGQVTVDVGQLKISAEVKSLNSKFLDLSLRLPKTLSDKELELRNLVSEKLERGKVTLAVEVERANTVEVKQTYNEALFTAYYTGLKKLADKVVAPYEGLFELALNAPDVIQNKLNEGENESEWVAIKKAITDALNQCDGFRKDEGKVLEQKMKAYCDSIAKALQQVIALDAGRIEKVRQKLKGNVVSFFGEQGYDVNRLEQEIIYYIEKFDIHEERVRLQAHLDYFLQALHESQSNGKKLGFIAQEIGREINTIGSKANDATMQKHVVAMKEELEKIKEQLGNVL, translated from the coding sequence ATGATAAAATCCATGACAGGCTTTGGCCAGGTAACCGTTGATGTCGGCCAGTTGAAGATCAGCGCTGAAGTAAAAAGCCTGAACTCGAAGTTTCTTGACCTGAGCCTGCGGTTGCCCAAAACTTTATCCGATAAAGAATTGGAATTACGAAACCTGGTAAGCGAAAAACTTGAACGGGGCAAAGTTACGCTTGCCGTTGAAGTAGAGCGTGCCAATACGGTTGAAGTAAAACAAACCTACAACGAGGCTCTTTTTACTGCGTACTATACGGGCTTGAAAAAACTGGCCGATAAAGTTGTGGCGCCATACGAAGGGTTATTTGAATTGGCATTAAATGCACCTGACGTTATCCAGAATAAGTTAAATGAAGGTGAAAATGAAAGTGAATGGGTGGCAATAAAGAAGGCAATAACCGATGCGTTGAACCAGTGCGATGGTTTTCGTAAAGATGAGGGAAAAGTATTGGAGCAGAAAATGAAAGCTTATTGTGATTCGATAGCAAAAGCATTACAACAAGTAATTGCATTGGATGCCGGAAGGATAGAAAAGGTAAGACAAAAATTGAAGGGCAACGTGGTTTCGTTTTTTGGTGAACAGGGTTATGATGTAAACCGGTTAGAACAGGAGATCATTTATTATATTGAGAAGTTTGACATCCATGAAGAACGGGTTCGTCTTCAGGCCCATCTTGACTACTTTTTACAAGCCTTGCATGAATCACAATCGAACGGAAAGAAACTCGGTTTTATTGCGCAGGAAATCGGGAGGGAGATCAACACGATTGGTTCCAAGGCCAACGATGCCACAATGCAAAAGCACGTTGTAGCCATGAAGGAAGAACTGGAGAAAATCAAAGAACAACTTGGGAATGTTCTATAA